ACGTCAGCATTCTCGAAATGAACGGTGAGAGTTACAGGCTTGCCCAAAGCCGCGCCCGGAAAGAAGCCGGCACCTGATCATCCGTCACAGAATTGGCCCTGCGGGCCAATGCGCCATGGCACGCGCCAGCTATCTGGAGAGCACGCGTGCCATGGCGCTTGGCACCCCCCCACTGGCCTGGTTTTACGCCGCCGCGTGGCAGGTTTTTACTCCGCCGTTGACACCGGGAGGCATTCATTGCCGATGCCTGGCAAGTGGTTGGACGCAAAGTGTCCAAAGAACGCTTACTTTCAGATATTTATGCGACTGCGGTTGACTCAGTGGGGTTGCCAGTCCAGCCGGATTCTGACGCTGTCCGCATGTTCCGCTTGGTGCTGGCCGAAAGGAGAAGCCTAATCCGACAGCGCGATGTGATTGAGGCACGGGCCATCGAGTTGCTGTCGGATCTGCCCGACTATCAGTTGCTGACGACCATTCCCGGGATCGGCCCGATCAACGCCATGACCATCCTGGCCGAGGCCGGTGACCTGCGTCGGTTTCGGCATCATCGCCAGTTCCTGAAGTTCTGCGGCATGGACCTCGCCACGGTCCAGTCCGGCATGTTCCGCGGCCAGAGCAGGATCTCGAAGTACGGCAATGCCCGGTTGCGTCGCACCCTCTGGATGGCCGGCCAGACCGCTGTGCTGAAGCGGACCAATAGCTTCCGCGACAAGTTCGAACGCTACATCTCGAGGGCCCGGCACAACGCCCATCTACGCCGCAAGGCTTACACCGCCATCGCGGCCAAGATGGCGCGCACCGTACACGCCGTGGTCAAACACGGCGAACCCTATCGCCCCTTCTTCGAGGGGGTGAGCCCAGGCGGAAGGACCTCTCTCTGACATGAGCCGTGGAGGCAGTGCGCTGACCTCGTAGATAATGTTCGGGCCTTCTGCTTGGGATTTGGGATCTCGTATTGAGGACGGTGAGGGCCGCCATCGCGCGTACCCTGTGTTTGCTATGGAAGAGATCATTTCTTGACGGCAGAGCCCGTCTGGGCAACCTTAACAGGGCATCTGGAGTACCAAATGCCCCAAGACCTGCTGACCTAAGCAGCCAGATTTTCCCGACATAGGACGTTGTCACTTCGCAAGTGCTCCGTTGTCAGGCCCTCGGCTTTAGGTGGTTCAGGCTTTCCCTCAGGATCAGCTTGTCCAGCTTGAGCTCTGCTATGATCTTCTTCAGCCGGGCGTTCTCCTTCTCAAAGCTGCGCAGCTCCGACAGCTGTGAACGCGCCATCCCGCCGAACCGTCGGCGCCAATTGTAGTACGTCGCGTCGCTTACGCCGACGGCGCGGCATGCCGACTGTACATCACCGCCTTCCGCCAGCTTCAGCTCGATCTCGCGCAGATGCTTCAGGATGTCTTTGTCCGAATACCGTTTCCGAGCCATTCCAAGTCTCACTCTCTCGGCCATCGTAGTGGCCCAGTTCTAGGGGGGAAGGACAGTAGGTTACGGCTAAGCCAACATGTGGATGCACTCAACCGGCACGTATTGTCGCCAGAGACCTTTTAAACTGCAGAGGCCGTCCACAGCATCAGGTCAAAAGCAGGTCACCCTCAATTCAGATTGATGCGGCTGAGACGAGGGTCGGACAAAGGGCAGGTGACCACATAACTAACTGTAAAACGATTGACATCTTGGAATTAACAATTTTAAAGCGGCCAAAAGCCAAGCTGGAGTTACTCAATAAGCAGCTGGCAGTCTTTGAATAAGCAGCCCAAAGTCTTGTGATCCAATTCAACTAAGGAGCAATACCCGTGACCGCACATCTCTTCGCTTTGGAAGACATCGAACCTCGTGGACCCACTGAAGGAGAAGCTTTTGTTGCGCCGACTGCGGTTTTGATCGGGGACGTGCAGATTGATGTTGACGCTAGTGTTCTCCACCTGACAGGAGATTCCCATCGGCAACGTGATGTGCCATATTTGAGGCATGAGACGCCATGACATCTGCCTTTACCTTGGCCCCGCCGACCGTACTGAGCTTCAAGCCCTGATCAGCAACCGCAACACTGCGCGCAAGCTTGTCTGGCGGGCCGAGATCGTCCTGGCCACAGCGGACGGTCATGGCACGTTCGAGATTATGCGACGCGCGGGCACGTCGAAACCCACGGTCTGGCGCTGGCAGCAGCGGTATCTCGATGAGGGCGTGGCCGGTCTCAAGCGTGACAAGACGCGACCCTCGCGGGTGCCGCCTTTGCCCGTGGAAACAAGGCTGAAGGTGATCGCCAAGACGGTGCAGGAAACCCCGCCCAATGCAACGCACTGGAGCCGCGCGCTAATGGCCGAAGCCATGGGCATCTCGCCGTCGAGCGTCGGCCGCATCTGGGCAGAAGCTGGCTTGAAGCCGCATCTCACGAAGGGGTTCAAGGTCTCGAACGACCCAAAGTTCGAGGAGAAGGTCACCGATATCGTCGGGCTCTACCTCGACCCGCCAGACCGTGCCGTGGTGCTCTGCGTCGATGAGAAATCCCAGATCCAGGCGCTGGATCGCACCCAGCCCGGACTGCCGCTCAAGAAGGGCCGTGCCGCGACCGTAACGCACGATTACAAACGCCATGGCACGACCACGCTGTTTGCTGCGCTGGATGTGAAATCAGGCACCGTCATTGGCGATTGCATGCCACGCCA
Above is a window of Sulfitobacter sp. OXR-159 DNA encoding:
- a CDS encoding transposase — its product is MARKRYSDKDILKHLREIELKLAEGGDVQSACRAVGVSDATYYNWRRRFGGMARSQLSELRSFEKENARLKKIIAELKLDKLILRESLNHLKPRA
- a CDS encoding IS630 family transposase is translated as MRRHDICLYLGPADRTELQALISNRNTARKLVWRAEIVLATADGHGTFEIMRRAGTSKPTVWRWQQRYLDEGVAGLKRDKTRPSRVPPLPVETRLKVIAKTVQETPPNATHWSRALMAEAMGISPSSVGRIWAEAGLKPHLTKGFKVSNDPKFEEKVTDIVGLYLDPPDRAVVLCVDEKSQIQALDRTQPGLPLKKGRAATVTHDYKRHGTTTLFAALDVKSGTVIGDCMPRHRAQEFLKFLRQIDKAVPTRRDVHLVLDNYATHKTPEVKAWLEKHPRFKLHFTPTSASWLNLVERFFAEITSRRIRRGSYSSVDDLEAAIYDYLAHHNEKPRPFKWTKTAEDILTRERRALDKLDETRGNR